In Methanomassiliicoccales archaeon, the genomic window TATCTCCTGCGCGTTCAGGACGTCCAACCCGGACGTGAGCTCGTCCAGGATGGCCAGGCGTGGTCTGATCATCAGCGCTCTGGCCACCAGCAGCCGGCGGGCCATGCCCTTGCTGTAGGTATCCACCTTATCGTCGATGCGCTCGTTCAGGTGGGCGAACTTGAGCCCCCTCTCCAGCATATCTTTCCGCTCCTGGCTTTCGCCGAAGAAAGCGGAGATGAAAATCAAGTACTCCCGTCCGGTCATGTTCTTGTATGCGCCAGCGTCCTCCGGCAGATAGGAGATTATCTTGCGCACTTCGTTGGCTTCCTTGACCAGGTCGTGCCCGAAGATCTTCACTTCGCCGGACGTGACCTCCAAGAGCGTGCTCAGAACCCTCAGCGTGGTGGTCTTTCCCGCC contains:
- a CDS encoding ABC transporter ATP-binding protein, translated to MAAIEVNRLTKKYGQFLALKEISFSVKEGEVYGLIGPNGAGKTTTLRVLSTLLEVTSGEVKIFGHDLVKEANEVRKIISYLPEDAGAYKNMTGREYLIFISAFFGESQERKDMLERGLKFAHLNERIDDKVDTYSKGMARRLLVARALMIRPRLAILDELTSGLDVLNAQEIRRTVKTSAQQGMTILLSSHNMLEVELMCDRIALINDGMVVASGTPKELKEQYDAPNIEEVFVKVVTK